The DNA region GTAAACACTTCAGGCAAAATCATTTTAATAGGCAAACTGAAGATGAGCCAAAGTCAAACTGCTTATCCACCCCCAACTACCCATTGCTATGTTTCACTTGCCAAGATTAAGCAGTTACAGTCGatgataacaaaaaaacaacctatGCTTAAGCACTGATATCGTGCTGTGATAAAATACTATATCTTTGCGATGCAAAAATGAATGCAGTAAGGCAAAATAAAAGCAGGACCTTGAATCATCCCACTAGTGTCTGTTGCCAACATGTGAAATCATGTGATTTCCAGCAAGTCAGACGACCTGCATTATGCAAACAAACATCTCTAAACCAACAATCACTGATTAGTGGTTGCTGGCTGCAGTTTAGAGGAGCAGACAGTCAGAGGTGGTGAACGGGTGTGGCAGAAATATTACTGCTAAAAACTGGTGACTGAATTTGGATACATCTGGAAATCCAAGAGGTGTGAGGTATTTAATGTTTCTACTTTTTTGATTAATCTCTGAACCAAAGCAGAAATATACAGATTACTATGCATTGCTGTTATATAAAACTATATTTTATCCTCTGAAGTCTTTTATATAATTAATCTCTGACaaggatgtgttttttttgcaaatggAAGCTGTAGCTAAATGATCATAGTTTTAAAAGAAGGATTCATCACTGTGGTTCACAGATTGCACCacattattgatttttttgccGGCTTGGTGCCATATTCACTTGGAAGTCCTCACTTACAAAACAACTTTATCAACTTGCCAATTGCATTTAACTCCTGTCACTCCTTGTTCTGCTTTAGATGAAACTACAGGCCGTACTCTGCCTCTTGCTGCTGCTCGTTTTCGAGGTAAACTTACCCGAGAAATGTAGCATGTGCTCTTCATAGACAGAATGTTCCAAGTATCTATATACATGACCAAAGAGCTCAAACATCATCCTTCTTGAAGCTTTACATCAAACATAtaactctgtgtttctgtttagcTTTCTTCATGCACACATCTCCAGGCGGTATCTGGTTCCACTCTGGAGCTGCCCTGTCTCTCGTTTCAAGATGCCGACACTGGAGGGACCATCACCTGGAAATTCAATGGTCCTATAACATTTATGTAACTACAACCACTGTACTCACTGTATTGTAAACGTACACAGTTATACATATTttcaatttgatttttttttggaataCAGGTGAAGATGTAAGTCTCAGCGATCAGTCGCCTGGCTCGCCAAGAATGAAAAAGGGTGGCCTGGTTCTCTCCGTATCTCCTGTTACTGCCGCCAGCCAGGGCGAGTACAGTTGTACGATAGAGGAGAACAATATGGAGATGTCACGTACATACACCATTGAAGTTGGTGAGGAACATAGTTGCACTTCCCTTTTATCACACACATTTGGAGCATTTTGAATTTGGGTAGAATGGGtataacatttaacaaaaagcTTGTATCTAGAAGAGTTTGTGCCTTTTTCTGCAGTATACATGGTCTATACCATGAAGGTGATCCAAGGCTCCACAGCTCAACTCCAGTGCCATTTCCCAACTTCCAGCCAAGTCACAGCCAATGCACTTTGGTTCAAAGAGGAGACTAATGGCACGAGGACACAGCTGGACGCTGAAGACGAGTCAAGTGATAGCAGAGTGAACCTGCTTTATCCACTCGACCATGATCAGACCATCACGATCGAAAACATTGTCATGGAGGATTCTGGAAATTACTTTTGTAAATCTGCTGGGGGGCAAACACTGAGCTCAGTATATATCATTGTTCAAGGTAGGTTCAGCAACCTTTTCTGTTCTACTTATGTTACTGCAAACTCTATGTACAATTAGGTATTTTTTCAATTAGGAAATGTGGATACAAcatttatgtacatttttaacTGTCTGCTTAACTCTCTTTCAGTTGCTCCTACTCCTGTCCCTCACTCGTGCCTTGGCTTCACCGCAGCATGGGAGCCCTGCCAGGATGAGAACAGTCGCACAGGGGAACCCATTTTGCAGGAGTCCATCACAGAGTTTTCAATGAAGCTGTATTCTTACCTCAGAGAATCACAACCCTCCAGCAATCTACTCTTCTCTCCTATCAGTATCAGCGGGGTGCTGTCCCATTTGTTGCTAGGTATGACAAAAAGAAGCAGGTTCCTCTTATTAAAATGAATCAACTAATATAACTAATCATTTAATcttgaatattttaaaagtattcttattgtcaacaaatctgaCAAAAAGACCAAATATTGCCCAGGTGTCAAAAGGTAGGTCTTGAGGGGACAGATCAACGCattgttgttttccttttcatAGAATAGGTTAACaataaaggcctttgcacacaaGTTTCGGAGTCAGTGTGTAAATGTAATAGACAGGTGAGATAGCTGACGTTGTATTGATTTTACGTGCAACAATTTTGGACAttgtgtgcaaaggccttaagaaaaatatagaataacaCCAATGttatccttaaaaagtctttggACAAACAAGTGACATCAGCCCTGTGTCACCTGTGCACATGTAGACAACATGAACATTTATATAACTTGGAAGTTAcataaaagatgtttttcactttgaaatgtCACAGGGGTATTtctgtaattaaattaaatgtcagaCATACCTTGCAGCTTTCAATACCACTCTAAAGTACATTAGGCCTGTGTTTATCTATAAATGGTCTTTTCTTCATTCTGTTACATTTAGGTGCCAGGGATAACACCCGTAGAGCCATTGAGACGGCTGTCAGTGTGCCTCATGACTTCCACTGTGTTCACCTCCAGATGAAGAAGCTTAGAGAGAAGTTGGCCGGCTCCTTGCAGATGGCTTCTCAGATCTACTATAACCCTCATAGTATTACTCTCACTGTGTGAAGATCACAAAATAGCTTGTCTGCAGTCAAAGAGATTGATGCAGAGATTCAGAGTGCGTACAAAAAGATCCCAATCTCTGTAGCTCATCATGGTTTCTCTGTTCTCCTCCTCAGATATGAATCTGAGCGAGTCCTTTACCGACCAGTCCATCCAGTTTTATGAAGCAAAGCCCACCAGGCTGCTGGAAACCAgtgaggaaaacacacagatgatCAACAGCTGGGTGGCAAATAAGACCAACAATAAGATCCAACATTTGGTTGACTCGGTATCACCCAATACACAGATGATGCTGCTCAACGCAGTCTCCTTTAGTGGTCAGTAAAATGTGTGTGCATAAATGTGTGGATGCGCATGTGGAAGTGATGGAAActaaaaaactgtgtgtgtgtgtgtgtgtgtgtgtgtgtgtgtgtgtgtgtgtgtgtgtgtgtgtgtgtgtttcaggtcagTGGAAGGTCAAGTATGATATGAAACCCCGGAAAGGACTTTTCACAAAACTGGATGGTGATATGGTGTTGGTGCCAATCCTCTATCATTCGAAATACATGGCAGCTACTAAGTATGTAGTCGAGCTGAAGGCACAGGTAAGGAACAGCCAATACCCACTTTAACCCACCCATTCACACAGAGTACAGCTGAGGTTTGTAAACTGTGAGGAGAGTAGAAGGGGACCTTGGGAGATGTGAGGCAAAGATACTGTGTGAGATGAAAGGGGAAACTGCATCAAAATCCGCACTGCTTCTTCGAATCATAGCTCAGTCAAATCTGACGACGCAGACATGAAACatttgtttacattcagtgtgacTTACAGTCTCTCAGAATATCATTTCCATCATGAATAAACATCCATAAATCCGCTTAGCAATCATAGAAAAAGGATGCTTCTTATGACTCAGAACCTGTTTGAGAATCATcaagtttttaagttttcttcaaTATCAGTGTAAACCTGGGATAGCTGTCTATAAATCTATACTTCAATTGCAAACAGTAACTGTTAATAACTACTTTGGCAAACATGTAATGGTGCCAATTTGCCAAGGCGTAAACGAATATAGGCAAAAGTCTATGAGTAACTAGCCAACTGAGTGTATGACAACCACATGATTTGTGgattcctgttttgaagccttgaattTGGCATACTgaccatcaccatcttggatttttggagccagaagtgaccatatttggaatagaaggtggagctaaccctaacagtagctgctagcttggtaagcacagtgcatttacagctacagTTAtctgctaatgctaatgctaattttcacttGTGAAAAAACAGggttaaaacattttctacaaaaatggaaaaactaaGTATCCGAGCCCTCAGAGGGTCATGTTATAACCAAATACTGAACAAGAAATTTTTAGGCATAACCAAAATATTACAGTTTAACTCTGATACACTGACAACAGACTGAAACAGCGACAGCGACAGCTATGGCTACATTCTGTGAGTCTGGGGATATGCCATGGTTACGTTACCTAACAAACATTGTTGTGGTAGCAACCTGTCAACGGGCGGCAACCACCTGTCATGTGAAGTGGCCATGCCCCTACTTATTCATAACTTTAACCCTTAATTACATTTAAACGggtgaattatataaaaattcacccttgTAGAGATGtcatgaatgaggaaatgaactttagagaccaaaacagctttctgtaccaggctgtaaacacgtttatttctgctgtaaagtttggcattttaacaggAGAATCTATGGAGATTAACTTGCTTTTGAAGCCAGCCTCCagtggccattaaaggaactgcaatttttggcacttgtgtgttggcttcattttttagccctggaggttgcaCCTTGATAGCAACAGTATAAATTTCTTACCACTGGTGCAGTATTGTGGCCTCcgtttggtttaaatccaataTAACTCCTATTCCAAGATCCTTAAAAGAGGACCCCAAGGTGCCATTGAATTACTGGGACATTAGTCTACTAAGCACTGCATATGAATTgttttcatccattttcattaaTAGACCTGTACAGTTTTCAGAGCAAAACAATCTACCAGGAGAGGAGCAAAATGGTTTTCCAAAGGGAAGAACCTGCAAAGTTCATATTCATGTCATATCCACAGTGGTTAGAAAcagattaaaatataataagcccacatttgcatgttttatagATTTCAAAGGAGGTTTGACTGTGTTGACCTTAAACTCCTAAAATATAAGCTTTACCAAACAGGGTTGATGGAAAATTCTAAGAGGCTGTTAACTCCTTATACAGGGCACCTGCTGCCTGTGTAAAAGTGAATGAAGATTTTACAGAATGGTTTTCCATGCCCTCTGGTGTTAAACAAGGGGATGTTCTATCGCCAGCATTATTTGCTGTCTTTATCAATGATCTGGCAAGAGAGGTAGAACAGCTGGGGGGGGCATCAGTTCTAGCGGACTCTGCAAGTAGGCCACTGGGAGGTTTTATCGGTAACACAAAAAAGCTGAGAGATATAGGATATTCTGCATATTTCAGATGTAGACTGACATGTTTATGTCCTGTTTAAGATTATGTATCAGGAATATGGGGTgacaaaaagttttaaaaaatgaacatgtCCAGAATCAGACAATTTGAGACATGAGGTGAGCATGGTGAGCCTGCATGTGGAACAGGCTGTGGTGTTTACCAGCCAAAAGGGTGGCAAGTAAAATATTTAACTGGAGATAAATGGGCACGTGGGAGAGTTTAAACACTGGGTCTGGGCTAAATGCACACAATCGTTGGCAGAGGAAATATGGCAAAAGCCAAAACTGAGAacttactgtttatttaagGGAGATTCCAAATGTAGAAAATATTATTAGTATAACTTATGTCAGATATCACTCTGTGCACAGCTAAAGCATGGTATATTACCACTGTAAATTGAAACTGGAGGATACAAATGTGTGACTGAAGATGAAAGACTGAATACTGTGAGCTGAATGAGGTGGGAAATTAAATGAACTTCATTCTTTTTAAGACAaatattgttaaaatgtcaaattcCTGATTTAGATTTGATAATGGTGGAGGATGGGGCTTTAAGTGAATATCTTTTTGATAATGTCACGCATtctctgagtatttttttaggGCATGGGATAGGAGTAGAAAGAAAGCGTATAATTGACCccaactttgttttgttttgtttggactGTGGATTATTGGTCTGTGAAATGGATCTAGTAGTATTTGGCACTGATTCATGTAGATGTAgattttgtcttgtttgaatTTATGTATTGTGTCTTGTACTCAGGGCTTTGTTTGtgctttctgtttcttttttgttgttggataTCTCTCGATACATTGTTTGTTGGAGatttatgtccttttttttttttgcctgataATGTTTGTGCTTATGTCTGGATGTTATTTATGTGTTGAGCTGTCGGATGATGCTGGGTTACCATATTGGAATTTTGGGTTTGTTATTGGTTGTGTGTGAATAATCCCATGAGAGATGAGTCATCTAAATGTCCAGACacgaaaataaaatattcattcatttattcaaggAATTtataggagagtatacccacttcctcctcagtaacctACTCATCTACCAAGTACttcacccacctcatcaacgtTCACTCGACTGATACTTCTGTTTACATCCCCCCAAAATTTTGGACACCATTGTTCCAGAATTTGGTGCATGATTATCCCCTAAAAATCAaagtaagacaaaaaataataataggaGAGACCCattattatgtatatatattcaaTGTTGCactgtcaatatttttttatatgagAGTAGACGGGGTGGGGGTCTTGGGGGGAAACACAGTAACACCTGGATCTTTTATTTTGCCAACAGGTGGCGAGGTTGGCTCTCACGGGTGACAACAGTCTTTACATCCTGCTGCCTCGCTCCAACAAAGTGAGTGACCTGCAGCAGGTGGAGGAGAAGATGACC from Epinephelus fuscoguttatus linkage group LG3, E.fuscoguttatus.final_Chr_v1 includes:
- the serping1 gene encoding plasma protease C1 inhibitor, with translation MKLQAVLCLLLLLVFELSSCTHLQAVSGSTLELPCLSFQDADTGGTITWKFNGEDVSLSDQSPGSPRMKKGGLVLSVSPVTAASQGEYSCTIEENNMEMSRTYTIEVVYMVYTMKVIQGSTAQLQCHFPTSSQVTANALWFKEETNGTRTQLDAEDESSDSRVNLLYPLDHDQTITIENIVMEDSGNYFCKSAGGQTLSSVYIIVQVAPTPVPHSCLGFTAAWEPCQDENSRTGEPILQESITEFSMKLYSYLRESQPSSNLLFSPISISGVLSHLLLGARDNTRRAIETAVSVPHDFHCVHLQMKKLREKLAGSLQMASQIYYNPHNMNLSESFTDQSIQFYEAKPTRLLETSEENTQMINSWVANKTNNKIQHLVDSVSPNTQMMLLNAVSFSGQWKVKYDMKPRKGLFTKLDGDMVLVPILYHSKYMAATKYVVELKAQVARLALTGDNSLYILLPRSNKVSDLQQVEEKMTDTAVRQMTEQLKSTSPQPVEVTLPKIKLQVEPDMNLLLKKLGLSLLFENPNLCGLYSEDRIALDDARHRAFLALTEQGVEAGAVTSMAFSRSFPSFSALRPFIMLLWSDQANVPLFVGRVTNP